The Ranitomeya variabilis isolate aRanVar5 chromosome 7, aRanVar5.hap1, whole genome shotgun sequence DNA window CGTAAGATGGGAGTCACCAGAACAAGAGTGACACCCCTTGAACAGGACCACCCCCCGAAGGAGAGTATAATTAAAGTTATTTAATGTACAGATACAGCATTATAGTATACTGTatgtcagccctgaaaggtggtggcagtTTCTCAgccaaacctagtgacaggtttgctttaaaagaATCAAACCCAAGACTACAGGACAGAAAACAGAACAGCCCTTCGTCAGGAATGTGTGGAAGTGGAATGAAAGCAGGAGGACACAGATATGGTCAATAAGTAAATACGGTAACAGTCGAAGTTGCAGGAGTAGCTTTAAAATGGTTTCTGCCCCATATTTTGTGTTAAACTTCATGACAAATTCAAGACCAAAAGAAAATCTGGAGATGCCATAGTGTGTGAGCATAAAAACAGGGGAGGTTCTGTGCTGCTGTCTTTTTTCTTTGCTGTGCATTATGGACAAGAGGAGTTACAGAAAACTGATGTAAAACCTGGTCACTAATCCTTTACAAGCAGATCCCCAGATGTATTATGTAGTTGAGAAGGGCAGGCTACATCTTATTACAAGGCTGATAAATACTCTGACTCTTACCATTGGGATGCAATTGTGAACTGATACACCATGCATGCAATTCTCTAGAGAATTTATAAAGACAGGTAAATGCGATTCTCCCAATTTATTCAGTGAGATCATGAAATGGTGATGGATGTCAAGCCGTGATCTGATCACAAGGCACTATTTACCATTCTGTACAAGGTCAGACAGTATCATCCCACACAATTAGTGCTTCCTAAAGAATTTCACCAGAATGGCTTAAATAAAACATGCAGCTCTGTAAtactgaactaaaaaaaaaaaaaaaaaaaaaaaaaatctggcctAAAGGAGGGGGCAAGAACTTCTATGACGAATTTAATTGTTCAGAAGACAATCTGAAAAAAACCTGAGCCTCCAAATGATGTATTTAACTGTGTGCATCAGTGTAAGGTCAAACATACCATCACCACCAAATCCATTGTATCcatctcctccaccaccaccataaccacctctgccaccaccaccatAGCCGCCTGCAAAgataaaataggaaaaaataaaaaatatccatAGAAGTCAGATCTGtttatttttataaaaataatCAGAAGGTCCAACTTGCCTCTGTTCCCAAAGCCactgccgccaccaccaccacctccgcTGCCTCCTCTTCCAAAGTTTCCTCCACCACTTCCATAATTTCCACCTCTGCCCATGAAATTGCTTCCTCCTCCACCACGGCCTAATATGAAAACAGAATGGTATTTAACTACTTCTCCCACACAGTCCTTTCCACAAAGCAAGTAAATAAAATACAAACCTCTCTGGGAACTGGCTGATAGCATCTCCTGCTTTGAAAGAGCTTTTTTCACTTCGCAGTTGTGGTCATTGATAGTGTGGTATTTCTGGACTAAAACACAAAAAGTATCAGTACCTTACCTTAGGTTACCTACTGTTAGAAAATAAAATAGTTCCCTATGAAATTGGCAGAAAACtgccactgtatacagggctccagGAGAAAGCACTAAAGTCATCCACAGACCTTTTAAAATGTTTTGCAGAGCGCAAAAGGCACATTGAAAATATGCGGTAGCTAATGAAACCATGAGTGAAAAATACATCTAATCCACTTACCGACAATTTTATCAACTGTGTCGTGGTCATCAAATGTGACAAAAGCAAAACCACGTTTCTTTCCATTCTGACGATCTTCCATAACTTCAATTGATTCGATCTTGCCGTAGGTCTCAAAATAGTCTCGTAAATGGTATTCTTCAGTATCTTCTTTTATTCCGCCCACAAATATTTTCTTTACTGTGAGATGTGCTCCAGGTCTAACAGAGTCCTAGAAGGAGAATTGGTGGGGAGAGAAGTTGTTGCAAatcaggaagaaaaaaaatatagataGAAAAATAAACCATACATAAACCATACCTCTCTGGAAACTGCTCTTTTGGGTTCAACAACACGGCCATCAACCTTGTGTGGTCTGGCAGACATTGCAGCATCGACTTCTTCCACACATGAGTATGTGACAAAACCAAAGCCTCTGGAACGCTTTGTCTGTGGGTCTCTCATAACCTGAATATTAAATATAAATTAGCTGCTGCAGACTTCAATAAAGAAGGTGGTATACAAATCCCACCAAAAACATTGAAAGGTAAGAAAATTTAAGTATATATCCGGTTTAAACATATACAATGATTGTTAACTTCATTACATACAATTTCCTAAAGCCTTAGCCAAACAAAGCATGGCAACTACAGTAGCCTCTGGATGAATGAGAGACTCAATAGACTGCCATTTAATAGACTGATGTTCAGTATAGGACATGTCgcatttttgctgtggtttttttctGCAGGTCAAAACTGCTCTTAGTATAgaagtgtgtatatgtatatatatatatatatatatatatatatatatatataaaaaaaagcaacATTCTGCAGTATTGCAATTCagtcaaaaaaatatataaaaatgagcatgagatttctgaaatctcagctttagctggtactgtaaaacgcaggttttaatttgcattaaaaaaatgcaacatgtgaacatagcccggggactatgactagtgttgagcattccgatactgcaagtatcgggtatcggccgatacttgctgtatcggaattccgataccgagatccgatacttttgtggtatcgggtatcgaaacaacattaatgtaataatgtgtaaaagagaattaaaataaaaaatattgctatattcacctctccgacgcagcccggacctcagcgagggaaccggcagcgttgtttgtttaaaattcgcgcgtttacttggttacgtgaagtcccggcttgtgattggtcgcggcggccatgttgccgggacacggaccaatcacagcaagccgtgacgtaatttcaggtccttgcaggattttaaaattacgttccggcgttgtgattgggcgcgtcatggtcacatgggcgacgtaaccaatcacaagctgggacgtcacgggaggctggacacgcgcacattttaaaatgcgcgcgtccagcctcccggcttgtgatgtgattggttgcatcgcggtcaaccaaagccgggacgtcacgggaggctggacaagcgcgcattttaaaatacgcgcgtgtccagcctcccgtgacgtcacggcttgtgattagttgcgtcgcccatgtgactgcggcgcaaccaatcacaacgcagggacgtaattttaaaatcctgcaggacctgaaattacgtcacggcttgctgtgattggtctgcgtcccggcaacatggccgccgcgaccaatcacaagccgggacttcacgtaaccacgtaaacgcgcgaattttaaacaaagaacgctgccggttccctcggtaaggtgccggttccctcggagaggtgagtatagcaatattttttattttaattctttcttttacacattaatatggttcccagggcctgaaggagagtttcctctccttcagaccctgggaaccatcaggaataccgtccccgatacttgagtcccattgacttgtattggtatcgggtatcggtatcggattggatccgatactttgccggtatcggacgatactttcaagtatcggacggtatcgctcaacactaactatgactAATTATCCAGCGACAAGTGTTCTTCAAAGGCTGGCATTTATGCGAGTAAGTGATCTTGGGCTTGCTTGTACTACAACTTCGTTATTTTAGATACAGAAATACAACTTACCACACAGTCTGTGAGCTTCCCCCATTGTTCGAAGTGCTCCCTGAGGCTGTCATCGGTGGTCTCAAAACTCAAGCCTCCAATAAAGAGTTTTCTCAATTGTTCAGGTTCTTTTGGTTCATGTCCCTGTTTGTgagagaaaagggaaaaaaaaaaaaaaggttagcaGATCACCACATGGTTCACTATGGAACAACTCAACACATGTAATGACTAGAAGTGTCAGAATTATTTCTGCAAGCAAGTTTATAGTGAGGTTAGGAGAGCCAAACTAGCGGTGTAAACCCTTAATTGTCTAGACTGGTGGGATTTACAAAGCATGGTTGCAGGGAATGGGGTATGGGTACAATAATAGTGCATGATCCAGTCAGCCATAAAGAGAAAGTTTTATCCTTAGGGCTCACTCACCACTATTAACTAACCATTTTTCTTTATCAGGTAACACTAGGACTAATTATGTGATGGGACAGTTGCTGATCGACTTTTCACATACCAATTCAGcacgaggggaaaaaaaaaaaaaaaaaaaaaaaaaaaaaaaaaagccttatgCTGCAAGATAATTCATAAGTCTCACACATTATGTTTGATGAGTTCCCCCAAActctgtgcatgagatttctgaaatctcagtctTTTCTagtactgtaaggctgtgtgcacacgttccgaatTTTTCACGTTCCCCCTTCCCCACccactataaaaacgcgaaaaaaatgcatcctattaatagaatttgcaatttgtgcacatgttgcatcttttctgcgaaaaaaaaaaacgcattgcggtaaaaatgcagcatattcattaattttgtggatttttcgcagCTGTATTATTGCGTTAGGGAAGCTCCAGAATAAAAAACaaacatgcggatttcctgcagaaaaagtcaagttttggtcaggaaatttctgcaagaaatcctgacgtgtgcacatggcctaaggatgCAGCTGAAAATTCACATAAAAAATATGAACATAGACTAAATCAGACGAAACTTGCCCATTCAAGGCAATGGCTGTGAGAAAAtctgactgcacttggatgacatctgagtgcagtcaagATTTCTAGGGACACAGAAGGAGTCTTCTCCACAGTGTGCTCGATTCTCCCACCCCAAGAGAATTGGTCACAacctgatcagagtgtcattagtaTAATCGACCAGATTTTCTCCAATGACAGAATCTACAGTCGTGAGACCCTTGCTTTGGGGTTGGCCAGATGACCACTATTTGGTCAATATTCACttgaacaaaaaaaaccctgcagaaATGGGGTTActttgcaggttaatagtattaATTTCCCCTGGCAGTGTGCCAGTGCCACAGTTAAAGCCTCCTTTGTATAGCCAGAGTGGTGACCCCCATGACGGAAACCCAAAAGCAGCCTGGAGGAATAAAGTTTAGTTTCCCTTGGCAGTGGGGCTTTAAGTGCAGGTCAATAGTGTTTTGATGATGTCTATGTGTTGTGGAATTAAGGTGCTGTATAAGCAAAGCATGATATAAAATACATACACCCTTTATGCATACTTACAGTATCATCTGATGACCCCCAGTGatcctaaaaaaacaaaaagaaacagtATATAAATTATGAAAGACATGACCAATTAACATTCAACCCAAATAAAAGCAAATCAAAGTACCTACAAGTCGACGACTGCCAGCTCTCCTCTGCGCAAAGCTAGTTTCTCTTATCCCAGAAAATTGGGCCAGCTATGCTAGTAACTCTGATAAATTCTCCATTCCAACAGTCCGTGGAAAACTGGAGCGCACTGATATCAGCCGAGTATGGTCTAATTTTCACCAGACACGAATGGTCAAGTGGGATCCGATAATTGGATGCAAATCGTGCACGCTGCGTTTATTGCTCAAGGCTTTGCCATGGCCACCATAGTCAGAGCTACATAAGCAAGTGTAAGCCAGTCCTAAATACTGTAAGGTCGCAGTTTATGGATCAATACAAAAACATTTGTAGTGTTTTTCTGGCCATTGCATCCgggtttaaaaaagaaaaaaaaaagcccacgCACAACACAAGTTGAACAGCCTGGAAAATAAGTGCCTTTTGACTATGTATAAAATAAAaacttttgcatcaccatattcatACTGACCTGGCAAATCAATTTGCTAGATTAAGTTTAGAGCAAAAATcaaaatgtcaaaaaaaaaaaaaaaagtgagcgtATGTTCTCACATGGTTATTATCAagagggaggaagaaaaaaaaaaaatgtctgcagcaggaatgaggaagaaaaaaaatgtcTGCAGCAGGAATGTGTTAATCTCCCCGCTCCAGAACAGTCCGGAATCGCCATCCCAGCATTTATAACATTAGAATAGATTCATATTGTGCAGCGCGGCCAAATAGGAACATCCCCTTTAATTCGCCGAACACGCGCCCTTTAATGACAAGTCCCCCCTCCCGGCTTTGTCTCGGCACATGATCCCTGACGTCGGCATGGCTCCCATTTTGCCTTCTCCTCGCCTCATGATGGCCGCCATTTGCAGGCCCCAGCATGGAGGCGGGAGGAGAGCAGCGAGAGACTTCACGGCTCCCTCCCAGACAGCAGCGGCACCTCACACTGCCCAAGGGCAAAAACCAGGCGGAGGTTCTCGGGGCATGCTGGAACTTGTAGTTCTGTTGGACGCATTGTCTTGTGTTTCGGCTGCTCAGCGAACTATAAATCCCAGCAAGCCCTCGTCTTCAATAATAGGAGCTAAACGAGCCGCGGCGCAGAGCTACGATATCCTGCATATAAAATGGCGGCACAAGACGGTCCGATCCCTTCACTGTAATTACCGACAGGCCTCAGTAACCTTTAGCCGTATGTGACGCAGCTGCAGCAGCCTGCTTCCGCCATGACTACAGTAAAACAACGCGTGGACTCTTTCGGCGGCCACTTACCTCCATTCCTGGTCGGGGCATGGCGCCAGACGTGCAGCAGCTCTACCAGCGCGGCCgcaaggagaagaagaagagggaGAAAGAACCTTCGCTGCGTGACGTTACCGCCGTTCAAGGCGCCAAACCCGCCCCCCGAGCCTCGCTTCCGCTCTAGCCACGCCCACTCACTGTGCGGCGCCTCATGATTGAGGAGGCAGCCGCCATTTTGTGCACATAAAATGGGCGGGAAAAAAACGTCTTTGTTAAAGTAGCCGAACCCTAAGCTAGCgactgataataaataataataaagatgataATACCGTTAATGATGTAGAAACGCAGTGTAATGAGCACTACCGCCGAAACATCGAGTAACTGCACACAAGCTTATTACTGATGGCTATAGTCTGCCTCAGGGCATGTTCACAGGAGCATATTACAGAGCACACACATATTCTAGCACTGTGCTACTGCACGTGGGTGATTTTCCTCACAGACCAATAAATCATTGTGCAATTTACAGACCAGTGTGAGCAACATGGCCATATGAAGACTTGGGACTGAAATTACAGACGTGACTGACATTGTCCTTATCCGCATGGTGGACATGCTCACCGAGCAGGTTATTTTCCCAATTTGCAGGTGTGCTTACAGCAAGTGTTAGTACGGCCATCTAAATATGGCTGCAGTCGAACATCCGTGTGCAGTGTCTGTGCGCCGTCCGATTTTTTTGTACTGTAAACGGACCCAAAGAGTTTTGTGGATGTATCCACACATCCGTGAAAGTGGCAG harbors:
- the HNRNPA3 gene encoding heterogeneous nuclear ribonucleoprotein A3 produces the protein MPRPGMEDHWGSSDDTGHEPKEPEQLRKLFIGGLSFETTDDSLREHFEQWGKLTDCVVMRDPQTKRSRGFGFVTYSCVEEVDAAMSARPHKVDGRVVEPKRAVSREDSVRPGAHLTVKKIFVGGIKEDTEEYHLRDYFETYGKIESIEVMEDRQNGKKRGFAFVTFDDHDTVDKIVVQKYHTINDHNCEVKKALSKQEMLSASSQRGRGGGGSNFMGRGGNYGSGGGNFGRGGSGGGGGGGSGFGNRGGYGGGGRGGYGGGGGDGYNGFGGDGGGNYGGGGGGGPGYGNRSYGGSPGYGNQGGGYGGGSGGGYDGYNEGGNFGGGGGGNYNDFGNYGGQQQSSYGPMKGGGGGGSFSGRSSGSSSGPYGGGYGSGGGGGGGGGGSGGGSYGNRRF